TTGAGCTCAAAGCACTTTCAGGCGGAATCATTGACATTAGCGGAAAAAGTAAAGATCAAGATGTATTAGTCAATACTGGCGGTGAATACAAAGGGAAAAAATTAAAAACCGAAAACACAACTGTTAAAGTTACTTACGGAGGCAATGCGGTTGTTTTTGTTACAGAAAACTGCGAAGCCAAAATTGTTGTTGGTGGCAATATTGATGTTTATGGCAATCCAAAGTATGTGAATGAAAAAACCACTTTTGGTGGTAAAGTTAATATTTTTAAAGACTAATAAAAACTGATGGCTTAACTCAGTTTTTTAACATAACTAAAACATTAGTTAAAATAACTTGAGTTCGATTTATAGAAATCTATAAATCAGATGATTACATCTTTTTGTTAGCAAATTTTGACATTTCGAGCCTTTGGAAATTTTGAATTTCATTTAATGAAAAGCGACATTTTATGAGTTAGAATCGAAAAAATCGACCTACAAAAATTTATCGTAAAATTTGAAGTGAGTCCCGCACGTGCTGGATAGGCATTGAACGATAAATTTAGATAAATATTTGTAAGCCTAGACTTTTTTGTTGAAGCCTGTCCTGAGCACAGTTGAAGGGTTTTGGGCGATGCAAAAAAGAAAAGAATAAACGTTGTAATTATCTAAATATGTGAATATTATAAAAAAAACGTCATTGGTACGAAGAATGAGGATAAATCTCATCCTACTGAGATGTCTCGTCGCTTATGCTTCGCTCTGCTGATATGACAAATGATTAAATATCTGTATTTTATATGAATATCTTTTATTGGAATTTATATCGAACTCACGTTAAAATAAATCAAAACAGAAATATCTTAGCACAGAGCTATATCTTAAAGTGAATGTTTTAACTTTGTAAGACAAATTTTAAAAAATGATAAGTTTTAATTCATCCGATTTAGAAACACCAGAAATTTATGGATACTTAGTTGTCGCCGTTGGTCCAAGACCTATTGCTTTTGCAAGCACTTTGAGCAAAGATGGTACTCCAAATTTATCACCGTTTAGTTTTTTTAATATGTTTAGTTCCAATCCACCAAGTATTGATTTTTTCACCATTAAGGCGGATGAGAAACAACACAACAAAACACACGCTTGTCAATTGTAAAGAAACCAAAGAAGTTGTTATCAATATTGTTAATTATGATATTGTTCAGCAAATGTCTTTGTCAAGCACAGAATATAACGAAGGTGTTAACGAATTTGTAAAAAGCGGTTTAACGATGCTTAAATCTGATATTGTTAAGCCTTTTCGGGTTGAAGAATCTCCTGTTCAATTTGAATGTAAAGTAAAAGATATTATTGAGTTAGGTCAAGAAGGAGGAGCTGGAAATTTGATTGTTTCAGAAGTCGTAAAATTGCATATATCAGAATCTGTATTAGACGAAAACGGAAAAATAGATCAGTACAAGTTAGATCAAGTGGCTAGAATGGGAGGGAATTGGTACACAAGAGCCAACAGAGGTATGTTTGAAGTGCCAAAGCCTTTGTCGCAATTGGGTATAGGCGTAGATCAAATCCCTCAAAACATCAAAAACAGTAAAATTTTAACTGGAAATGATCTCGGTAAGCTTGGTAATGTTGAGACTTTACCAGAAAAACATCAAATAGATGAATTTTTGAAAGAAGAACATCTGCTTGAATTTGTTAAACATTCTGATGATACAGGATTACACCAAAAAGCTCATGAATATTTAAAAGGAGATGATACCTTTGCGACTTGGTGTATTTTATTATCAAAAAAATCATAATATTATGGAAGTAGAAGGCAAAATAAAAGTAATTGGCGAAACTAAAGAATACGGAAGCAACGGTTTTCGCAAACGCGAAGTCGTCATCACAACAGAAGAGCAATATCCACAGTTTTTGAACATTGAATTTATTCAAGACAAAACCCAATTAGTTGATAAATTTTCTGTAGGTGAAAACGTGAAAATCGGAATTAATCTTAAAGGTCGAGAATGGGTGAGTCCACAAGGCGAGACCAAATACTTTAACTCTATTCAAGGTTGGCGAATAGAGCGTTTAGACCAAAGCCAAAATCAAGATGCTTCAATTCCGCCAACAGATCAATTTGAACCTGTAGATGATCTTAACGAAGAAGATCCTGAAGATGACTTACCGTTTTGATTTGTGTAAAATTCTTTTGAAGTCTAATCAACAACTTTAATCAAAGTATCTTTTGAATTTGTAGTAAAGCCAAGCTTAGAATTTATACTTATTGTAAAAGTATAAATGCTGGTGTTTAATGTTTCAGGTACTTTAAAAGTTGTTTTTAAAGTTTTGATTTCATTTGCCTTTAATGTCTTAAGCTCTGGCAAGACTAAACGCACAGATTCAAATTTTGTTGGGTCGTCTTTTAAAAAAGCAATGTAAAAACTAAGAGGCATTTGTTTATCATCAAAGCGATAGTCAATATTGGTTGTGTTTGAAATTTCTAAAATGATATCATAAGTTTTCCCTTTTTTCAAAGTCTTATCCTTTATATCATATTTAATTTTGATATATCTTGAATCTTGATAGTAATCAACAAACCAACCTTTAAAAAGATTATCATTAAATTGATATTCAGAGGCGTAATGTGAATTCATATCATATATAAAAACTTTTTGTCCAAAATATTTTTTCTCCCAAGCCCACAATTCAAATTGGGTATGTCGTTTTCTATAAAAAGGTTTATTAGCCACTTTGGCTTCTGAGTTTGCAAAATAATAGGTCGCAGGTTTTTGAAAAGAACCTTTAAATATGACGGGTTTATCTTCTACAAATTCTTTCATTGTCTGGTAGTAAGATGTTTTATTGTCATCAAAACTCTGAGCTGGAAGTTTGTCTAACGAAATTAAAACTCTAGCTACTAAAACTAAACTAACCAAACTAACTACAACATATTTTATGGAATTATAAGATTGCGACAACTGGAGTAAATAGGGATAAACAATATAAATTATAGGAATACTTACAATAGTTGTCCAATGAGCCTCAACTCGACCTTTCAAAGTCATCAAGGTGAAAAATAATAGAATGCCAGCACCGACGAATCGCATAGTTTTTTTAAAATTATCATTTTCCTTTTTATTGAAAATTAAAATCAAAAACAAACTCAAGAAAAAAGGATTAAAAACAGCAAACTGTCCTGGTATAAATTCTAAAATGTATTTTATTTTAAAACCTTGAGAGCGATCAACTAAGTGGTATTTGAATGAAATAAAATCGTTTTGAAATAGCCAAATAAAATGTGGCAAAACAAGTATCAAAACCATTACAAAGAGAAACCAAAATCGCTTTTGCTTGATAAGTCGCCAATGCAAAACCAAAACTAAAAATATAATCAAAAAGGCGTGGTATTTGCTATAAATCATACCAGCAACAGTAATGGCTAACAAAAAGATGTCTGATGCTTTTCTTCGGGTTAAAAAATGCTTAAAAGCCCAAGTAAAGCCTGCAAAAAAGAAAAGTAAGGCTGTATCGGGTGCGGTCAAAAAACCATATACAGAAAACATCGGCAAACTAAAAGCCAATCCATAAAAGTACAAAACTTGTGAAGTAGTTTTTCTGTATTTATCATCTAAGGTTTGCCAAATTATCCAAACGGTTAATGTATGAACAACAACACTAAAAAAGCGTACTGCCCAAAGATCGTTAAAAAATAAGTCTCCAAGATAGGTTAACACTGCTACCATTGGCGGATGATCAAAATATCCCCAATCTAAATATTGACCCCAAACATAATAATAGGCTTCGTCGTGCTTTATACCTGTTGTTGAGATTTGAATTAAATCAATAATAAACCAAAGCCCAAGTAAAATATAAAATAGCGTTTTGCTATTTAAGGGTTTCATAAACAAATAACTGAATTAATTTTTTATTAATTAGACAAAATAAAAAGACGACTTAACAAAAAGATTTAAGCTTAAAAACCTGCAATAAGTTTTTGTAGATACAAAAAAATCCAAGGGAATTAAAATCCCTTGGAGAAGTGTTTTTATAGGTGAATAACCTCGCCATAAGCATCAGCAACCGCTTCCATAACGGCTTCACTCATGGTTGGGTGAGGGTGAATAGCTTTTAAGACTTCATGTCCTGTAGTTTCCAATTTACGAGCTACAACAGCTTCGGCAATCATATCGGTCACACCAGCACCAAGCATATGGCAACCAAGCCATTCGCCGTATTTAGCATCAAAAATCACTTTCACAAAACCGTCTTTAGTGCCAGCAAAGACGGCTTTACCAGAAGCTGAAAATGGGAATTTGCCAACTTTAAGTTCGTAACCTGCATCTTTGGCTTGCTTTTCAGTCATACCAACGCTTGCTATTTCTGGATTAGAATAGGTACATCCAGGAATATTGCCATAGTCAATCGGTTCAACTTTTTGTCCAGCAATTTTTTCAACACATAAAATGCCTTCAGCAGAGGCGACGTGAGCTAAAGCTGGACCGTGAGTAACATCGCCAATGGCGTAATAGCCTGGGACATTGGTTTGGTAATAATCATTAACTACAATTTTATCTTTATCGGTTTTGATGCCTACATCTTCTAAACCTATGTTTTCGATATTGGTTTTAATACCTACTGCAGACAAAACGATATCGGCTTCTAATGTTTCTTCGCCTTTTTTGGTTTTTACTTTAGCTTTGACTTTTTTGCCTGATGTATCTACGCTTTCTACAGAAGAATTTGTCATGATTTTAATCCCGCGTTTTTTGTAAATGCGTTCAAATTGTTTTGAAACTTCTTCATCTTCAAGAGGAACAACATTTGGTAGAAATTCCACAATGGTTACATCAGTTCCCATATCGCTGTAAAAACTAGCAAACTCAACACCAATGGCACCCGAACCAACAACTATCATAGATTTGGGTTGTTTGTCTAATGTCATGGCTTTTCGGTATTCAATCACTTTTTCGCCATCAATAGGTAAATTAGGTAATTCTCTTGCATGTGCACCAGTAGCTATAATGATATGGTCAGCTTCGTAGTCTGTGGTTTTGTCTTTGTTATCTTTTACGCTAACTTTTTTTCCTTTTTTAACTGTGCCATAGCCTTCAAGGACATCAATTTTATTTTTTTTCATTAAAAACTGAACGCCTTTACTCATCCCGTTGGCGACTTCACGGCTACGCTTGATCACAGCAGAAAAATCTTTATCGGCTTTTTCAACTTTTAAGCCGTAATCTTCAGCGTGATTCAAATAATTAAAAACTTGAGCGCTTTTTAGTAAAGCTTTTGTTGGAATACAACCCCAATTCAAACACACACCACCGAGGCTTTCTTTTTCTACAATTGCTGTTTTTAGACCCAACTGCGAAGCTCTTATGGCTGTAACATATCCGCCAGGACCGCTTCCTACTACTATGACATCATACTTACTCATGTTAAAATATTTTCTGATTATTATAATTTGCAATTTACTAATATTAGAGATAATGAGTGTTATTTTATATCTTTTTTAGTGGTTTACAGTGTAAATTTTAAAACGTTAAAATCTCTCTTTAACTTTTAGAAAACCTTATCAATTTAATATTCTTAGTTGTTATAGATTTTTTATCTTTAGACACTTTCAAAATAAAATTAAAAACTTAAATAATTATGGGAAAAGGATTTTTTCAAGTGCCACCAGCGGTCAATGAACCTATTAAGTCTTACGCTCCAGGTACACCAGAGCGAGAAGAAGTATTGCAAACGTATAAAACTATGTATGAGTCTCATATAGAAGCACCTCTGTACATAGGAAGTCAACAAATTAAGTCAGGCAATACAAAACCGATCAATCCACCTCACGACCATCAGCACGAAGTTGGTGTTTATCACAATGCAGAACAAAAACACGTACAACAAGCTATTGACGAAGCATTAAATGCCAAACAAGCTTGGGCGGATTTACCTTGGGAACAACGTGCGACTGTATTTCTTAAAGCTGCAGATTTAATTTCAGGACCTTATCGTCAAAAACTCAACGCTGCAACTATGATTGGTCAAGGCAAAAATGTTTTTCAAGCCGAAATAGATTCTGCTTGTGAGATTTCTGATTTCTTGAGATTTAATGTAGAATATATGAGTCAGATTTTTGAAGAACAACCAGAATCTGATTCTGAAGCGTGGAATCGTGTTGAACACCGACCTCTTGAAGGTTTTGTTTATGCTATTACGCCTTTTAATTTTACGGCAATTGCTGGAAACTTGCCTACTAGTCTGCGTTGATGGGCAATGTTACGGTTTGGAAACCTAGCGACAGTCAAATATTTTCTGCCAATGTTTTAATGGAAGTTTTTCAGCAAGCAGGTATTCCTGACGGTGTTATCAATATGATTATTGGTGATCCTGAAATGATTACAGATACCATTTTGGCTCACGAGGAATTTTCGGGTATTCACTTTACAGGAAGCACGACTGTTTTTAAAGGAATTTGGTCAAAAATTGGTCAAAATATTCACAACTATAAATACTACCCAAGAATTGTGGGTGAAACTGGAGGCAAGGATTTTATTGTTGCTCACAAATCTGCCAATCCAAAAGTGGTTTCAACAGCTTTGGCTAGAGGTGCTTTTGAATATCAAGGTCAAAAATGTAGTGCGGCTTCAAGGGCTTACATTTCCAAAAGTATTTGGCTAGAAGTAAAAAAAATGTTGATAGAAGATGTCAAATCTTTTAAAATGGGTTCACCAGATGATATGAAAAATTTTATCAACGCCGTCATTCATGAAGTCGCTTTTGATAAACTCGCAAAATACATAGATCAAGCCAAAAAAAGTGATGAAGCTAAAATTATAGTTGGTGGAAGTTATGATAAATCTAAAGGCTGGTTCATAAACCCGACAGTGATTGAAACCACAAATCCGAAATATGAAACCATGGAAACCGAACTGTTTGGTCCTGTGCTAACCATTTATGTTTACGATGATGATAAATATGAAGAAACCTTAGATTTAGTCAATGATACAAGCATTTATGCACTTACAGGTTCTATCATTTCAACTGATCGCTATGCGGTGGCTTTAGCTACCAAAAAACTTGAAAACTGTGCAGGAAATTTCTACATCAATGATAAATGTACAGGTGCTGTAGTCGGCAGACAACCTTTTGGTGGTGCAAGGTCAAGCGGAACTAATGATAAAGCAGGTTCTAAATTAAACCTACTGCGTTGGACTTCTCCACGATTGATTAAAGAAACTTTTGTGCCTGCAACAGATTATAGATATCCTTTTATGGGATAACAAGCTGAATTGACCTGATATTAAAACCCTACTGAGCTGTAAAAGTTTTGTAGGGTTTTTAAAATTTTAATAGATAAATATAATGATATTACGTGATTTGAAAACCTCTAATTCTAATAGTCTAATTTCGAGATTTAAGTCTCATGATTTTTTAGGGAAGAAAAGATATAGACCTTGGACAGTTATACAAAAAGAATTCTATCCAATCGCTTGACCTTGCATTCTGAGATGATAATCATTTAAAACCAATATAATCAAGGTGTTTTTTATGCTCTAAAGCGAGACCACATTTTTGTTGAAGACATCTTTTAGGCTTGTGCTATAGGTAAAAAATAAATATATTTACAAAACTATGGGATGTCATAAGTTTAATACTGATTTCTGTAATTTTTTAGTGGTTATTCAGGTTAACAAAAGATTCTATATACAAAAAATTGTGTAATCGTTTTTTATGCTAAGCATCTAGTTATGCTCGATACATACCTTGGTCAAAGCAATCCATTTGGACTGAAGTGCAAAGGTTATCATTTTGTGAATCAGATACTGCTTTAAGCGTTGCATTATAATATCTAACAAAAATTAAATTGTAACTTTGGGTAACAAAAGACCAATTTATATAAATTCATAAAAGGATGATTCATTAAACTTCTAAAGTTGAGATAGACTTTAATTCAAGCTATTAAAAGTGAAGTTTTACTTTAGCAAAATATTCAAATAAATGTTAATAATAAAAAATCTTAAGTTAGTAGTTCTGATTGTTTTATTTCCTTTTTATAGTTTTTATTCACAGGAATTGCTACCACCTATTACTAATTTTAGTCCAAATGTTTATAAAGTCTTTGCTCAAAATTGGGATATCGATATTGATGATAAAGGATTTGTTTACCTAGCAAATAATCAAGGTTTATTAAAATATAATGGATTAAGTTGGTCTATCTATGAATTACCAAGAAACAATGTCGTTAGATCTGTGCATGCAAAAGATTCTCTCATATATACGGGTGCTTATAATGAGTTTGGTTATTGGGAAAAAAACTCTACAGGCAAACTGGTCTATAAATCCCTAAAAGATAAAGCTAAAGATTTTTCTGAAATTGATGAAATATGGCAGATTATATCAATTGGAGAACTCATTTATCTCAGATCTTTTGGAAAAATCTACGTTTATGATGGAGAAGAAATATCAATTGTTGCACAGATGAATCCAGAAACTATGACGTCATTTCACAATCAATTGTATATTTCAGATCGGCATAGAGGGCTTTGTGTATTAACGGATGAAGGATTTAAAAAATTGGTAGATCAAGATAGTCTTGGCGGAGAAAAAATTTTGGATTTTAGCACATTTAGGAACAAATTAATAATAGCTACAAAAAGTACAATTTATGAATATTCTGATTTAAAAATTAAACCCCTTGGAAACATTTCTCTATGGGAAAAATTAAAAAAATGGGAAATAAACAAAATAGAAGTCTTAGATTCTCAAACTATTGTGATAGGAACTGTTAAAAACGGAATAATTGCTTATAACTTAAATAATAATGACATTCAAGTATTAAATAGAATTAATGGATTGCAAAATAATACAGTCCTTTCTTTAGAGAGTTTTGATAAAATATTATGGATTGGTTTAGATTATGGAATAGATAAAGTTGAGTTGAGTTCACCTATTAAGCTTTTCACAGAAAGTACAGGTGAATTGGGAACCGTTTATGATGTAGATTTTGTAAAGAACAAGACCTATATTGGAAGCAATCTTGGGGTTTATACTTTTAAAGACAAAAAACTAGAAATTTTGCCAGGTACCGAAGGTCATACTTGGAATCTTTATAACAATGAAGATACATTATATATCAACCACAATGCAGGGACTTTTTTTTATATAAACAACAAGCTTGAAAAGATTGAAACTAAAACAGGTAGCTTTAAGATTGAAAAATTACAAAACAAAAAAAAATCCGAATTTTTAATAGGAACTTATACAGGATTGAGACATTATAAAGACTCGATAAAAAACATCCCTAACTTAAATTTTCCTATTAAAGATTTTCAGTTATATAATAATTCAGATTTATGGTTATTAGGTCTTTATGAAGGTTTATATAAGGTTGAATTCGATTCTACTTTTAGCAAAGTTATTGTTGAAAAAGTTGAAATACCCAATGGTAAAATTGATGCAAATACAAGGATAATGAGTATCAAAAATCAGTTTACTGTTTTCAATAACGGCGAGTGGTTCAAATACAATCCTTTTGAAGGTAAATTGGAAAGTTTTGAAGATTTTAATTTTTTAAAAAATAAAAAACCAATATTTAATGATGCTAAGATATTCTGGTTTTTAGATATAGAGAGTAAAACTTTTTATATGACAGATTTTGATGATTTTCATATAGACCTTAACTCAAAACAACTAAAAGACAGACTTGTCAAAAATTTCGAGAATATAATTTTTAAAAAAGATTCCATTTATTTGATAACTTTAAAAGACGGATTCTCTGAAATCGATCTCACTAAACTTGATCATCACATTCCTAATAAAGTTTATCAAAAACCTGAAGTTGTTGGAATCAGAAATGAAAAAGAAAGATTCAATTTAGACATTCAATATTTACCCTATAAAAAGTCAAGAGATATTTATATAGACATCGCTTATCCTTTTTCTATGAACATCGATTTAAAATATAAATTAAACTCTTATGAAACTTTAAAAAAAGGAACAATAAATGATGGTGTGATCAATTTTCAAAATTTAAATCACGGAGACTATGTGCTTCATTTTTATACTGAAGACACAAAACGAGGTATAGTAAACTTGAGTTCATATAAATTTACTATCTCTCCACCTTGGTATGCTTCTGTTTATATGAGGATAGTTTATGTTTTATTATGTTTATTGATAATTTATTTGATTTTTAAAATTAATAAATATAAACTAAAAAAACATAGGCAGAAATTAATTGCAGACTATGAAAGACATAAATTAGAAGAATCCAAAAGACAAGAAAAAGAAAAACTTATTGATAAGCTTAATTTTAAAAGTAAAGAATTAGCTAATACTACACTGACTTTAGCCAAGAAGAATGAAATCTTATTAGAACTTCAGAAAGAGATAAAAAATAATCAAGACGCTTTTAAAAATAAATATAAACTCAAAAATATATTGACTAAAATCAATAATGCTTTAAACAATAAAAATGAATGGGATGTTTTTGAAACTAACTTAAATGAAATTCATGACGAGTTTTTTAAAAAACTATTGAAATCATATCCAGATCTTACTAATTCAGACTTGAAACTCTGTGCTTATCTTAAAATGAATATGACCTCTAAAGAAATTGCTCCACTTTTAAGAATTTCACTAAGAGGTGTAGAAGTGCATAGATACAGGTTAAGAAAAAAACTTAACTTAAAAAGTAACCAGCATTTAAATAATTTTTTGATAAAAAATTTTTAAAATATCCGAGCAATATTTCTTTATTTTATACTGAATTTCAGTAAAATAAGTCAAAATAATAGATGGATAAAATTAGCCTATCATTTTCCTTGGGATGAATGTGTTAAAATTTATTCCAATTACTTATGGGGAAAAAATTGAAATCATAGAAAATGGATAAATCCATTCACAATCAAATATTTGCAAACCCTAACCAGCGGTTTAAATCGTTGGCTATGGGAAATGCACAATCCTAAGCGTTTCAACGGTTTTAAATAGCATTATTCGTTCAAATTGGTATAAATTGACGTGAGTTCGATTTGTTGAAAACTGTAAATCAGATGATTGCATTTTTTTGTAAGCAAATTTTGTCATTTCGAACGAAGAATGAGGAGAAATCTCATCCAACTGAGATGTATCGTCGCTCATGCTTCGCTCTATCGACATGACAAATGATTAAATATCTGTATTTTATATGAATATATTTTATTGGAATTTATATCGAACTCACGTTAAATTACTTATTTCGTCGGTCACATTTTAAGCAAAAAAAGCTCGGCAAATGACCGAGCTTTTTTGATTTTTAGCGAATTGTAAATTTAAACTGTACCTTGAGCAAGCATTGCATCTGCAACTTTTACAAAGCCTGCAATGTTAGCACCTTTGACATAATCTATACTGCCATCTTCAGTTTTGCCATATTTTATGC
This genomic window from Flavobacterium sp. CS20 contains:
- a CDS encoding DUF3127 domain-containing protein encodes the protein MEVEGKIKVIGETKEYGSNGFRKREVVITTEEQYPQFLNIEFIQDKTQLVDKFSVGENVKIGINLKGREWVSPQGETKYFNSIQGWRIERLDQSQNQDASIPPTDQFEPVDDLNEEDPEDDLPF
- a CDS encoding glycosyltransferase family 39 protein, which codes for MKPLNSKTLFYILLGLWFIIDLIQISTTGIKHDEAYYYVWGQYLDWGYFDHPPMVAVLTYLGDLFFNDLWAVRFFSVVVHTLTVWIIWQTLDDKYRKTTSQVLYFYGLAFSLPMFSVYGFLTAPDTALLFFFAGFTWAFKHFLTRRKASDIFLLAITVAGMIYSKYHAFLIIFLVLVLHWRLIKQKRFWFLFVMVLILVLPHFIWLFQNDFISFKYHLVDRSQGFKIKYILEFIPGQFAVFNPFFLSLFLILIFNKKENDNFKKTMRFVGAGILLFFTLMTLKGRVEAHWTTIVSIPIIYIVYPYLLQLSQSYNSIKYVVVSLVSLVLVARVLISLDKLPAQSFDDNKTSYYQTMKEFVEDKPVIFKGSFQKPATYYFANSEAKVANKPFYRKRHTQFELWAWEKKYFGQKVFIYDMNSHYASEYQFNDNLFKGWFVDYYQDSRYIKIKYDIKDKTLKKGKTYDIILEISNTTNIDYRFDDKQMPLSFYIAFLKDDPTKFESVRLVLPELKTLKANEIKTLKTTFKVPETLNTSIYTFTISINSKLGFTTNSKDTLIKVVD
- the lpdA gene encoding dihydrolipoyl dehydrogenase, producing the protein MSKYDVIVVGSGPGGYVTAIRASQLGLKTAIVEKESLGGVCLNWGCIPTKALLKSAQVFNYLNHAEDYGLKVEKADKDFSAVIKRSREVANGMSKGVQFLMKKNKIDVLEGYGTVKKGKKVSVKDNKDKTTDYEADHIIIATGAHARELPNLPIDGEKVIEYRKAMTLDKQPKSMIVVGSGAIGVEFASFYSDMGTDVTIVEFLPNVVPLEDEEVSKQFERIYKKRGIKIMTNSSVESVDTSGKKVKAKVKTKKGEETLEADIVLSAVGIKTNIENIGLEDVGIKTDKDKIVVNDYYQTNVPGYYAIGDVTHGPALAHVASAEGILCVEKIAGQKVEPIDYGNIPGCTYSNPEIASVGMTEKQAKDAGYELKVGKFPFSASGKAVFAGTKDGFVKVIFDAKYGEWLGCHMLGAGVTDMIAEAVVARKLETTGHEVLKAIHPHPTMSEAVMEAVADAYGEVIHL
- a CDS encoding LuxR C-terminal-related transcriptional regulator, with amino-acid sequence MLIIKNLKLVVLIVLFPFYSFYSQELLPPITNFSPNVYKVFAQNWDIDIDDKGFVYLANNQGLLKYNGLSWSIYELPRNNVVRSVHAKDSLIYTGAYNEFGYWEKNSTGKLVYKSLKDKAKDFSEIDEIWQIISIGELIYLRSFGKIYVYDGEEISIVAQMNPETMTSFHNQLYISDRHRGLCVLTDEGFKKLVDQDSLGGEKILDFSTFRNKLIIATKSTIYEYSDLKIKPLGNISLWEKLKKWEINKIEVLDSQTIVIGTVKNGIIAYNLNNNDIQVLNRINGLQNNTVLSLESFDKILWIGLDYGIDKVELSSPIKLFTESTGELGTVYDVDFVKNKTYIGSNLGVYTFKDKKLEILPGTEGHTWNLYNNEDTLYINHNAGTFFYINNKLEKIETKTGSFKIEKLQNKKKSEFLIGTYTGLRHYKDSIKNIPNLNFPIKDFQLYNNSDLWLLGLYEGLYKVEFDSTFSKVIVEKVEIPNGKIDANTRIMSIKNQFTVFNNGEWFKYNPFEGKLESFEDFNFLKNKKPIFNDAKIFWFLDIESKTFYMTDFDDFHIDLNSKQLKDRLVKNFENIIFKKDSIYLITLKDGFSEIDLTKLDHHIPNKVYQKPEVVGIRNEKERFNLDIQYLPYKKSRDIYIDIAYPFSMNIDLKYKLNSYETLKKGTINDGVINFQNLNHGDYVLHFYTEDTKRGIVNLSSYKFTISPPWYASVYMRIVYVLLCLLIIYLIFKINKYKLKKHRQKLIADYERHKLEESKRQEKEKLIDKLNFKSKELANTTLTLAKKNEILLELQKEIKNNQDAFKNKYKLKNILTKINNALNNKNEWDVFETNLNEIHDEFFKKLLKSYPDLTNSDLKLCAYLKMNMTSKEIAPLLRISLRGVEVHRYRLRKKLNLKSNQHLNNFLIKNF